GGTCGCAGCAATTTTCAGGAGCATGTACAAGTTAGGGAAGTCGTCAGGATCACATGCTTTTAGTGACGAGGCACACGAATCAGCAGCAATTCGCCCGTTCTGAACCATGATTTTCCACCTCTGAAATTCAGAGGAAAATAGCTGAGGAGAGGGCAGATCATCTTTATAAAGATCCACTAAATCAGTAAGCTGCTGAGCAGTGACCCGACTTTCCTGAATAACAGAGGGCACTAGCCCAAGCAGCTTACTGACCCTTAGTGTTAAGCTTGAGAACTGGTCATCCAGTTCTGAAATGATGTGATCAAAGAAAGGCACTGCGACATTGACCCTATAGTGCTCTTTTGGGTCAACAGCTGGAGCATTGGCACGGTGTCGCTGTCTTTCTGCGATTCTTGGGGCTGTGGGAGCAACTCCTACTTTCTCTGCCATGGTTACGGCTTGATCGTAGATCTCGTCAAAGTGAGTGGGAAGATTGGCGCGAAGACGTTTGTAAGTTGCCTTCACCTCCGTAACCATCGAAAAAGCTTTGCCGATCCACGATAAATTCTCAATTTCACCGCTGATTTACAAATACTCtgaaatcgttattttttttttcgttcagaGTTTATACAATATTTTACCGAAAAGAGATAAATAATCGAACAGACACGACTATACAGCGCGCCTGGGAGCAGAAtaattgtatttagttttcgattttttaaaaaacggccTCTCTGGTGTTGTCAGTTATAATCATTTGTATTTCAGTCCGCCATTATCGAACTTCAAAGGGGGTTCGTTCGAACCCTTCGAACCCCCCCCTCCTACGCGCCTGCTTGTCCTAACTGCGTATTCATGATTCATATAAAGACCAAAGACAGATTCCCTTAAGAACgtcacgtggtctgaattgggaaaatgACACGTTCACGTTGAAAAGGTCTAACCTTAACCTATTCACCTCTAagaattttgccgaaaaaagcattttgaaGCTTGTCGAGCCATTTTCTAGTCCTAAGACTTACCACAAGACTTACCACAAAGCCGTTTACAGATGCGAAATAATAGCTTCTGAAGCTTGGGCTTGCGCAGAAATCAGGCAGACTCGGCAGTCTTGACTGTTTCTTTTAGCTATCTCTCCTCCCCTCatttctttcccttttcttGTCTCAATTTTTCCCTTTTACTAGGCACTTAGTAGGCTTAATTTTGGAAAACTTTTAGaatcttaggattagatgaaaaATAGGGTAGGGGGGTAGTGGAAGAAGGTTTTCATGGGAATTTTTCGGGTTAAAGTCACATGgtttttctccctttttctcCGGtatccttgactgaattgtgctcattctggcatgatttgaaagatctcttcactctacacAAGTTGGCTGAcgaagttgtccttgaccgttaaaactgatgatgtcacaagaAGGGACGTGGATCCCAACGGGCGGTTAAGGGGCGAATGAGTTTAGTttacataagcattgtcttttatttctcttgggacgattaaaatacccaagagaaacaaaGGTTGTGCAAAATTTCGGGGGGTAAACAAGCGTGACGAGTATGGCAATGTAAAAGTGGTGAATCTCTCTTGAAAAAGCTCTCCCGAAGGAGGGTGTTGGGGGCGTTGGGGGGAGGAACTCCCCAAAGTTTTATTTGGGAGGACACAGTCTTGAAGTCCAGTCCCTTGCCCTTTTATACATCATTTTTTAcacaaaaggtacccctttcgtataccttccattgacaaatggaaCCCCTATATCATGGGTAGTTAGAAGTTTAcaacccttttaactgctgcaAATGTTCTATCTTTTAGCTATGAATATACCACACTTAACTGAAACCGAAAAGTTCTTTCGACTTCTTCAATGTCATaaattgcattattttgttACTTGGCCTTTTGAGTCCTTGCACAcggaaatgacagatttccctaccctttcatatacctgaaaccTAGAAAAGGTACCCATTTCGAGTGGAGCCTCCCTGTAGAGGCCAAAAgaaggagtacccccccccccccccaagtcTCTCTTCAAGACATATCCTAAGATTGGTTTATTTCCGTGTGGATAGTGATGATATTCTTGGAGAGCACTATATAAACATTTCGAAACTTTTGAACAAAAGGGGCCTGGCTAGTTACACgtttcattttttctctttcaccaCATGTTCTTCTTTAACAGAATCTTTTGATGAACAAAAGTAACAGCTAGCTGTGATCGCTAGTCTAAATGTCCTTAAAATATCTCTTAGCGTTTCCTGGAACTCTGTGTGCTTAAACGCGTAAATGAAAGGATCGCACGCACTGTGTAGATAAATGGCCCAGAATGACAGCTGCCCCAGAAAATCGGGTGGATTTCCCAAGTCGTAAGTCGCTAGTaccaaaaagacgaaaaaaggCGTCCTGCAAACGACAAAGGTTAAAAACACTACCGACATTGTCATGCGCAATTTTGTTTCCAAGGAAACAGGTGATCCGGCAGCGGGCGCCGGAGATATTGTCGACGTAACTGCCATGCGCGATTGATGTTTGTGCAGGGCTCGTAAAACGCTTAGGTAGCTAAAAAGCATAAAAGCGCAAGGGAATAAAAATCCACAGAGCATCAAAGTGATATTGTACGAAATTTCTGCTTCTTTGGTCGTGTGGTAGTATTCGCAGTTAAAAATGTTTGATGTAAACTCGTAGCGGCCCCAATACAGCACAGGTCCGATGGCCAGAAAGATCGAAATTGTCCATGCGCACAACACCATAACGAGGCAACGGAA
The sequence above is a segment of the Porites lutea chromosome 3, jaPorLute2.1, whole genome shotgun sequence genome. Coding sequences within it:
- the LOC140929573 gene encoding high-affinity lysophosphatidic acid receptor-like is translated as MPLSGIVLIIGILLGITTLIGILGNISVCLVVFWNRSMRTQLHLLLVNLAIADVGMSASCMPFAVATVLFHEQTIGKRFCYFNGFINTFFALASVLTICSLCVYQYVSVVLPLNKSLTNFRCLVMVLCAWTISIFLAIGPVLYWGRYEFTSNIFNCEYYHTTKEAEISYNITLMLCGFLFPCAFMLFSYLSVLRALHKHQSRMAVTSTISPAPAAGSPVSLETKLRMTMSVVFLTFVVCRTPFFVFLVLATYDLGNPPDFLGQLSFWAIYLHSACDPFIYAFKHTEFQETLRDILRTFRLAITASCYFCSSKDSVKEEHVVKEKK
- the LOC140932132 gene encoding 52 kDa repressor of the inhibitor of the protein kinase-like, translating into MNTQLGQAGAGEIENLSWIGKAFSMVTEVKATYKRLRANLPTHFDEIYDQAVTMAEKVGVAPTAPRIAERQRHRANAPAVDPKEHYRVNVAVPFFDHIISELDDQFSSLTLRVSKLLGLVPSVIQESRVTAQQLTDLVDLYKDDLPSPQLFSSEFQRWKIMVQNGRIAADSCASSLKACDPDDFPNLYMLLKIAATLPVTTCECERSISTMRRLNNYMRCTMGESRLSSLALMHIKYDMPVNLEEIVNLFEGLHPRMMQFASLLYE